The following proteins come from a genomic window of Micavibrio aeruginosavorus EPB:
- a CDS encoding pseudouridine synthase, with amino-acid sequence MNDTPKDGERIAKVMARAGLCSRREAESWITAGRVRVNGKTLDSPACLVGPDDQVVVDNKPLPTAQATRLFLYHKPAGLVTSARDELGRPTVFDMLPPAMPRVVSVGRLDLTTEGLLLLTNDGGLSRHLELPATGWKRRYRVRVYGTVNEKKLIGLKDGITVDGVRYGAIEATLEEAQTKANSWLSVTLTEGKNREIRRVMEALDLQVTRLIRVSYGPFRLGKLNEGAVEEVPLAALRELIPTYFNPGAAQTDTDIDGVDAAPRTARTHTGAAPAKNAASRKGWAKAKPDTKVKPRKTRKPAGKAGGPGGKPTGGRSGKRP; translated from the coding sequence ATGAACGACACCCCAAAAGACGGCGAACGGATTGCCAAGGTCATGGCGCGGGCGGGCCTGTGTTCCCGGCGCGAGGCGGAAAGCTGGATCACCGCGGGCCGTGTCCGGGTGAATGGCAAAACGCTGGATTCCCCCGCCTGCCTGGTCGGGCCGGATGATCAGGTGGTGGTCGATAACAAACCCCTGCCCACGGCGCAGGCCACCCGCCTGTTCCTGTACCATAAACCTGCCGGTCTGGTGACCTCGGCCCGGGACGAATTGGGCCGCCCCACGGTGTTCGATATGCTGCCCCCGGCCATGCCCCGGGTGGTCAGTGTCGGGCGGCTGGATTTGACGACCGAAGGTCTGTTGTTGCTGACCAATGATGGGGGCTTGTCCCGCCATCTGGAATTACCGGCCACCGGATGGAAACGCCGGTATCGTGTACGTGTGTACGGGACCGTGAATGAAAAGAAACTGATCGGGTTAAAGGACGGCATTACGGTCGATGGTGTGCGGTATGGCGCGATCGAGGCCACGCTGGAAGAGGCACAGACCAAGGCCAATAGTTGGTTGTCCGTCACCCTGACTGAAGGCAAAAACCGCGAAATTCGGCGCGTGATGGAAGCGCTCGATTTGCAGGTGACGCGCCTGATCCGGGTGTCGTATGGCCCGTTCCGTCTGGGCAAGCTGAACGAAGGCGCGGTGGAGGAAGTTCCCTTGGCCGCCCTGCGCGAGCTGATCCCGACATACTTTAACCCGGGGGCCGCGCAGACGGATACGGACATTGACGGTGTTGATGCCGCCCCGCGTACAGCCCGCACGCATACGGGCGCGGCCCCGGCCAAGAACGCCGCCAGCCGCAAAGGCTGGGCCAAGGCCAAGCCAGACACCAAGGTCAAGCCGCGAAAAACCCGAAAACCTGCCGGGAAAGCTGGTGGTCCCGGCGGAAAACCCACCGGTGGTCGATCAGGTAAGCGGCCGTAA
- a CDS encoding PcfJ domain-containing protein, with protein sequence MSGTLYQNKANRLLNSAARDIDDFTQKIVADMSENARTGELVDRSAAANTIRAILQQWESQTIPQSHQSTDGSALLILPYSELKLSRQNGNKKKAALFKTSRVRLFLTGPHGGLSVFKFGLDKNNGKKSYDEAIHYFLKMMRGEISLQGTPRYGKEIHDYDRTEFAKIFTLPDSRYHGQISPASYLHKALRDLAHSYGTSITIRQNELDDVIQMVEHKWLQSARYTLLSMLNRTALRAVLLNRESGLRDYQWLTKQNDPVIQDKRIGAYASYPGLMRLFTEAQGWDETFNRAQRRNSQNHATIKHQIENQKTLTRSIDNGASAPTALKEVFASGATAPVPPRYLAPYHGANDQVFDRYSLKVLTERLAFLPQFSREHYPKNAPEWRRFDELCGNIARAEGYTHMPRQALVNYSLKNPQKKTDWQNISDFVTKIQKVILLPLIVSRIQQSGNETATREAQSIFQDNQVRSAFMGMFTVADLVSGSRTWHDRLDTVNARLRSIAVADDLAWPALIPAMTAPNGVQCTPLTTKQDLETEGSRMHHCVGGYAHNCIENGAHILHLSFTEPNGTQHHSTLDLREKKARDGAISLSQNQNKKEWNKAPHSALQKAADWLIDAINTGKIRVHWQDIDKKRAIVAESYNKNRLINEIGFDPTDLAHCEEAYTIMSAFLPQKMRTLPYQDFIKQCKAMGVIQQKVRLLATARQGAPAPQFRR encoded by the coding sequence ATGTCAGGCACGTTATATCAAAACAAAGCCAATCGCCTATTAAATTCGGCGGCGCGGGACATTGATGATTTTACACAAAAAATCGTCGCCGACATGAGCGAAAACGCCCGGACAGGCGAACTGGTTGACCGGAGCGCCGCCGCCAACACAATCCGCGCCATCCTGCAACAATGGGAAAGCCAGACAATCCCCCAATCGCACCAATCCACAGATGGCAGCGCACTGTTGATCCTGCCCTATAGCGAACTGAAACTCTCCAGACAGAACGGCAACAAGAAAAAAGCCGCCTTGTTTAAAACATCGAGGGTTCGCCTGTTTCTAACAGGCCCGCATGGGGGCTTGTCCGTCTTCAAATTCGGCCTGGACAAAAACAACGGTAAAAAAAGTTACGACGAGGCCATCCATTATTTTTTAAAAATGATGCGTGGTGAGATTTCCCTGCAGGGAACACCACGCTATGGTAAAGAAATCCATGATTATGACCGAACAGAATTTGCCAAAATTTTTACCCTGCCCGACAGTCGGTATCATGGGCAAATCAGCCCCGCATCCTATCTACACAAGGCGTTGCGTGATCTGGCACACAGTTATGGCACATCTATAACGATCCGCCAGAACGAACTGGACGACGTCATCCAGATGGTTGAGCATAAATGGCTCCAATCCGCGCGCTATACCTTACTTTCCATGCTCAATCGCACAGCCCTGCGGGCCGTCCTCCTCAACCGGGAATCCGGCTTGCGGGATTATCAATGGTTAACCAAACAGAACGACCCCGTCATTCAGGATAAACGGATCGGGGCCTATGCCAGCTATCCCGGTCTTATGCGGCTGTTTACAGAGGCGCAGGGCTGGGACGAAACGTTCAATCGGGCCCAACGCCGCAACAGCCAAAACCACGCGACGATCAAGCACCAGATCGAAAACCAAAAAACCCTCACCCGGTCGATTGATAACGGAGCCTCTGCCCCGACGGCCTTGAAAGAGGTTTTTGCAAGCGGGGCCACCGCCCCCGTCCCACCCCGTTACCTGGCCCCGTACCATGGTGCGAACGACCAGGTTTTTGACCGCTATTCTTTGAAAGTTTTAACAGAACGGCTGGCATTTCTTCCGCAGTTCAGCCGCGAACATTATCCCAAAAACGCCCCTGAATGGAGGCGTTTTGACGAACTGTGCGGCAATATTGCGCGCGCCGAGGGTTATACACACATGCCACGGCAGGCTCTGGTGAATTACAGTTTGAAAAACCCGCAGAAAAAAACAGACTGGCAAAATATCAGCGACTTCGTCACCAAGATCCAGAAAGTCATTTTGCTGCCTCTGATCGTCTCCAGAATACAGCAGAGCGGGAATGAAACGGCCACGCGCGAGGCCCAGAGTATTTTTCAGGACAACCAGGTCCGCAGCGCCTTCATGGGCATGTTTACCGTCGCCGATCTGGTCAGCGGATCACGGACCTGGCACGACCGCCTGGACACCGTGAACGCACGATTGCGTTCAATTGCCGTGGCCGACGACCTGGCCTGGCCCGCCTTAATCCCCGCCATGACGGCCCCAAACGGGGTTCAGTGCACGCCCCTGACCACAAAACAGGATTTGGAAACCGAGGGCAGCCGTATGCACCATTGCGTTGGTGGATATGCCCATAACTGTATTGAAAATGGAGCCCATATCCTGCATCTGTCCTTCACCGAACCGAACGGAACACAGCATCATTCCACACTGGATCTGCGTGAAAAGAAGGCGCGCGATGGGGCGATCTCATTGTCCCAGAACCAAAACAAAAAAGAATGGAACAAAGCACCGCATTCCGCCCTGCAAAAAGCCGCAGACTGGCTGATAGACGCCATTAACACAGGAAAAATCAGGGTTCACTGGCAGGATATTGACAAAAAGCGCGCCATTGTTGCGGAAAGCTACAATAAAAACCGCCTGATCAACGAGATCGGGTTTGATCCTACCGATCTGGCGCATTGTGAAGAGGCGTACACCATCATGTCCGCCTTCCTGCCGCAAAAAATGCGGACTTTGCCCTATCAGGATTTCATCAAGCAATGCAAAGCCATGGGCGTCATTCAGCAGAAAGTCCGGCTTTTAGCCACGGCCAGACAGGGAGCGCCAGCCCCCCAATTCCGCCGGTAA
- the rsmD gene encoding 16S rRNA (guanine(966)-N(2))-methyltransferase RsmD translates to MSVRITGGEFRGRVLQAPTGTHVRPTGDRNRQAIFNMLNAPRWLDDLMPGTDFDLDGAVVLDGFAGTGALGVEALSRGAAYAVFFEKDRAVAGLCRNNLESLKITDRTSLYVRDSTKPGTRPADVPPATLVFLDPPYRQGLVPRALGSLAAGGWMAPGAIAVLETENTVPADELVQSLSGVRILDERAYGLTLFRFVQYCG, encoded by the coding sequence ATGAGCGTTCGTATCACCGGCGGTGAATTTCGCGGGCGTGTACTGCAGGCGCCAACAGGTACGCATGTACGCCCAACGGGGGACCGGAACCGGCAGGCGATTTTCAATATGTTGAACGCCCCGCGCTGGCTGGATGATCTGATGCCCGGGACGGATTTTGATCTGGATGGGGCCGTCGTGCTGGATGGTTTTGCCGGAACCGGGGCACTGGGGGTTGAGGCCCTGTCCCGCGGCGCGGCGTACGCCGTGTTTTTTGAGAAGGATCGCGCTGTCGCGGGGCTGTGCCGTAACAATCTGGAATCATTGAAAATTACGGATCGTACGTCGCTGTATGTCCGGGATTCGACCAAGCCGGGCACGCGTCCGGCGGATGTCCCGCCGGCGACTCTGGTCTTCCTCGACCCGCCGTATCGACAGGGTCTGGTGCCTAGGGCGCTGGGCTCGCTGGCTGCGGGTGGGTGGATGGCCCCAGGGGCGATCGCAGTCCTTGAGACTGAAAATACGGTGCCAGCCGATGAACTGGTGCAATCGCTGTCAGGTGTACGTATTTTGGATGAGCGGGCGTATGGTCTGACCCTGTTTCGCTTTGTTCAATATTGTGGCTGA
- a CDS encoding undecaprenyl-diphosphate phosphatase has product MPLYHIIILAIVQGISEFLPISSSGHLILTHALLHEGPGQPDYWGETLTLDIAVHVGSLLAILLYFRKDIWQVVLGGFDLLSAHKNGLSQRAKLCLFLIAGTIPVVIIGLILHIYEPAWARSLQLAAWGLVIFGILLGVADLKCPTTRTGADLTLKDVMIIGLAQCLALLPGTSRSGITMTAGRFLGLSRVEAARFSFLLGSIAIAGAGFLAALGLIENPPSNGLWLDIAVGVVVSCLAALGAMHILMKWLTRSSFMVFVWYRVGLGLFLLVLLYTGMLG; this is encoded by the coding sequence ATGCCCCTCTACCATATTATCATCCTGGCCATCGTCCAAGGGATCAGCGAATTTTTGCCGATTTCATCATCCGGACATCTGATTTTGACGCATGCGTTATTGCATGAGGGGCCGGGCCAGCCGGATTACTGGGGTGAAACGCTGACGCTGGATATTGCGGTCCATGTCGGCAGTCTGCTGGCCATTCTGCTCTATTTCCGCAAGGATATCTGGCAGGTGGTGCTGGGCGGGTTCGACCTGCTCTCCGCCCATAAAAACGGCCTGAGCCAGCGGGCGAAGCTGTGTTTGTTTTTGATCGCCGGAACCATCCCGGTCGTGATCATCGGGCTGATCCTGCATATCTATGAGCCGGCCTGGGCGCGGTCGCTGCAACTGGCGGCGTGGGGGCTGGTGATTTTCGGTATTTTGCTGGGCGTGGCCGACCTGAAATGTCCGACCACCCGCACGGGGGCCGACCTGACACTGAAGGACGTGATGATCATTGGATTGGCCCAGTGTCTGGCCCTGTTGCCCGGGACCAGCCGGTCGGGCATCACCATGACCGCCGGGCGGTTTCTGGGGCTGAGCCGGGTCGAGGCCGCACGCTTTTCCTTCCTGTTGGGCAGTATCGCCATTGCCGGGGCCGGATTTCTGGCCGCGTTGGGCCTGATCGAAAACCCGCCCAGCAACGGGTTGTGGCTGGATATTGCGGTGGGGGTTGTTGTGTCCTGTCTGGCCGCGTTGGGGGCCATGCATATTCTGATGAAGTGGCTAACCCGTTCCAGCTTCATGGTTTTTGTCTGGTACCGCGTCGGGCTGGGCCTGTTCCTGCTGGTTTTGCTTTACACTGGCATGCTGGGCTGA
- a CDS encoding YceI family protein, translated as MSRFLSILAAAALLIAPVAARAADNVETYTLETPHTQIVFAVNHLGFSNSIGKFLGYSGTIHFDRTDPAKSNVDVVIKSDSLEINDDAWNKHLKNADFLDVEKFPEITFKSTGIAVTGEKTADITGDLTIKGVTKPVVLKTTFNNAGPHPMNPAESRAGFSATTSFKRSDFGINYGIPAVGDDVEVRIEVESILQAKPATNE; from the coding sequence ATGTCCCGTTTTTTATCCATTCTGGCTGCTGCCGCTTTACTCATTGCTCCTGTCGCGGCGCGTGCGGCGGATAATGTTGAAACCTACACGTTGGAAACGCCGCACACGCAAATCGTTTTTGCGGTGAACCATTTGGGCTTTTCCAATTCCATCGGGAAATTTCTGGGTTATAGCGGGACGATCCATTTCGATCGCACCGACCCGGCCAAATCAAACGTCGATGTTGTGATCAAATCGGATTCGCTGGAAATCAACGATGATGCCTGGAACAAGCATTTGAAGAATGCCGACTTCCTGGATGTCGAAAAATTCCCGGAAATTACGTTCAAAAGCACGGGTATTGCCGTGACGGGTGAAAAAACCGCCGATATTACGGGCGATTTGACCATCAAGGGCGTGACCAAGCCGGTTGTATTGAAAACCACCTTTAACAATGCGGGCCCGCACCCGATGAACCCGGCGGAAAGCCGCGCAGGCTTCTCGGCCACGACCAGCTTTAAACGCTCGGACTTTGGCATCAATTACGGCATCCCCGCCGTGGGTGATGATGTCGAGGTGCGGATCGAAGTTGAATCGATCCTGCAGGCCAAACCGGCGACCAACGAATAA